Proteins encoded in a region of the Phacochoerus africanus isolate WHEZ1 chromosome 8, ROS_Pafr_v1, whole genome shotgun sequence genome:
- the LOC125133399 gene encoding LOW QUALITY PROTEIN: calreticulin-like (The sequence of the model RefSeq protein was modified relative to this genomic sequence to represent the inferred CDS: inserted 1 base in 1 codon), whose amino-acid sequence MLGLRKNHPGQMPKPKRPGPAGLSKSQVQTDDGWKKQRVESKHRPDYGKFQLIAGRFYRDKEKDKGLQTSEDAKFYALSTRFKPFSNENETLVVQFSVKYEQGIDCGGRYVKLFPDTLNQEDMHSESEYYIMFGPDICGFGNNKVGAILCYQGKYHENNKTIKCRVNHKDTHLYTLIIRPNATYEVKIDNQQIAAGDLENDWAFLPPRKIKDPYAQKPRKWXERLQIEDPEDRKPEIRGDTEFIPDPNAKKPEDWNEAMDGEWEGLLIPNLKYKGQWKPQIIDNPNYQGEWIHPEIDNPKYKPDPTICHYYDISVLGLDLWQVKSGSIFDNFLLTNDEKFAEVVGNKTGGIRKDIEKQWRELHEEMEKRKQQEEAKKKNEKEKEREGDIGGTEEEGSEEDSAEESGTNRQLKEDDAERAFLDKHAKVHVDQKDKL is encoded by the exons ATGGATGGAAAAAACAGCGGGTGGAATCTAAACACAGGCCGGACTACGGTAAATTTCAGCTCATTGCAGGAAGATTttacagagacaaagaaaaggacaaag GTCTCCAGACCAGCGAAGATGCCAAGTTTTATGCCCTCTCAACCAGGTTTAAACCATTCAGCAATGAGAACGAGACCTTGGTGGTTCAGTTTTCAGTAAAATACGAGCAAGGCATTGATTGTGGTGGCAGGTATGTGAAACTCTTTCCTGACACCTTGAACCAGGAGGATATGCACTCTGAATCCGAGTATTACATCATGTTTG GCCCTGACATCTGTGGCTTTGGCAACAACAAAGTAGGAGCCATCCTTTGCTATCAAGGGAAATACCATGAGAACAACAAGACTATCAAGTGCAGGGTGA ATCATAAAGACACTCACCTGTACACTCTGATTATCCGCCCTAATGCTACTTATGAGGTCAAAATAGACAACCAGCAAATAGCAGCTGGGGATCTGGAGAATGACTGGGCCTTCTTGCCTCCCAGGAAGATCAAAGACCCCTATGCCCAGAAACCAAGGAAAT ATGAACGTCTGCAAATAGAGGATCCTGAAGATAGGAAACCTGAGATCAGAGG cgac ACTGAATTCATCCCAGACCCGAATGCCAAAAAGCCAGAAGATTGGAATGAGGCAATGGATGGGGAGTGGGAAGGGCTTCTGATACCAAACCTGAAGTATAAG GGACAATGGAAACCCCAGATCATTGACAATCCCAATTACCAGGGGGAATGGATTCATCCAGAAATAGACAACCCTAAATATAAGCCTGATCCCACCATTTGTCACTATTATGACATCAGTGTCCTCGGCCTGGACCTTTGGCAG GTGAAATCAGGAAGCATCTTTGACAATTTCCTTCTTACAAATGATGAAAAGTTTGCGGAAGTGGTTGGAAATAAGACCGGAGGAATAAGAAAA GACATAGAGAAGCAATGGAGAGAACtgcatgaagaaatggaaaaaagaaaacaacaagaagaggccaagaagaagaatgaaaaagagaaggaaagggaaggtgaCATCGGGGGGACTGAAGAAGAGGGAAGTGAAGAGGATTCAGCTGAGGAATCAGGAACTAACAGGCAGCTGAAGGAAGATGATGCTGAAAGAGCATTTCTGGATAAACATGCAAAAGTCCACGTTGACCAGAAGGATAAACTGTAA